From Nitrospira sp.:
GATGGCCTTGCCGTCTGCCGGCGACTCCGGGCCGATCGGCACGGCACGCCGATTTTGCTGCTGACCGCGCGCGAGACCGTCGAGGACAAGGTCACCGGGCTTGAATCCGGTGCCGACGACTATTTCACCAAACCGTTCGCGTTTGCCGAATTGCTGGCCCGCTTGCGCGCCTTGCTTCGCCGGACCGGAGAGCCGGCGGGCTGTCTCAAGGCGGCGGATCTGGAGCTGGATCCCATAGCCCATCGAGTGTGGCAGGCGGCAAGGAAATCGCGCTCACCAATAAGGAATACGCCATCCTCGAATATCTGCTGCGCAATGCGGATCGGGTGCTGACGCGCACTGCCATCATCGAACATGTTTGGGACATCCACTATGAGTCGGTGACCAACATTGTCGATGTGCATATCCGATCCTTACGGGCGAAAATCGACCGCGAGTTCGCTCCGCCGCTCATTCAGACGGTTCGGGGCGTCGGGTACATGCTGAAGATGTCCGAGGGAGATTGATTGGGCATGCCGATGCGCTCGTTCCACCGTCACATCCGGCGAGCCGCGTTGTTCCTGATGCTCGGCTTGATCTTCACGTTCGGGATACTGCTCTACGCCGGGCTGTCGATTGTGCTGCACCGTCACGTGGATCAGGAGTTACTGGCAACGGCGCAGGCGGAAGCGCGGCAAGTTGAGGTCGCAACCGGCGTCTTACGGGAATTCGGCGGTTCGGGTGACGACGACGATGCCGATGAGCGGCTTATTCGTGAAGCGGCTCGGTCGGTCGTGGTGTTGTCCCCGGACGGCACTGCCGTCTGGACCGGGGCGGCCGTTGCCAAACGCCCCGGGCTCGCCCAGGCCATGATCGGAAGAACGCTCCAGGGTGAGGTTGTGTACGATACCATCAGCACGGGCTCCGGCTCTCAGGTTCGACGTATCTTGTTTCCCATCCAGCGGGACAGAGATGTGCGGTACATCCTCCAAACCGAGGCGTCCCTCCGTGTCGTTCGGGAATCGCTGCAGATGCTACTCGGATTGCTTGGCGCGGTTGTCCTGCTCGGGCTCGGGGCTGCCTGGCTCGGCAGCGGTTGGCTGGCTCGTGAGACCCTCTTACCGGTGGAAGCTCTCAGTAGGACAGCGGAACAGATCACCAGCCCTCCGTTAGACATCAGAGCTCCGGTTGATGCCCCCTATGTGGAGTTCCAGCGCTTGGCCCACGTCTTCAATGCCATGCTCGATCGCCTCCACAAGGTCTTTGAAAGTCAGCGCCGGTTTGTGGCCGACGCGGCGCACGAGTTAAAAACCCCGCTCACCGCGATCAGGGGGAATCTGGAGGTAGCCCTCCAGCGGGCGCGTTCGGCGGAAGAATACAGAGACTCGATGCTCACGCTGCTGGGAGAGGTCGAGCGGCTGATTGCGCTGACGCACTCGCTGCTCACCTTGGCGCAGTTATCGGGCGAGCGCACGGCCATGGAAATGAAACCGCTCGCGCTCGAGCCGATCGCACGGAACGTGATCGGCGATCTTGACGTGCTGGCGCAAGACCGGGCGATTACGCTCAGCCTCGCCGTCGGTCCTGTTCCGATGGTGCTCGGTGAGGCCGGCCGGCTCAAACAGGTGCTGATCAATCTGCTGGACAACGCGCTTCGGCACACGCCCGCGCAGGGCAAGATCGCGGTCACGCTGGCGGCAACCGCGTCGATAGTGA
This genomic window contains:
- a CDS encoding response regulator; amino-acid sequence: MRILVVEDDPDVASFIKKGLQEERYAVDVAVDGEEGLRLAQDNPYDLIILDLMLPKLDGLAVCRRLRADRHGTPILLLTARETVEDKVTGLESGADDYFTKPFAFAELLARLRALLRRTGEPAGCLKAADLELDPIAHRVWQAARKSRSPIRNTPSSNICCAMRIGC
- a CDS encoding ATP-binding protein, which codes for MPMRSFHRHIRRAALFLMLGLIFTFGILLYAGLSIVLHRHVDQELLATAQAEARQVEVATGVLREFGGSGDDDDADERLIREAARSVVVLSPDGTAVWTGAAVAKRPGLAQAMIGRTLQGEVVYDTISTGSGSQVRRILFPIQRDRDVRYILQTEASLRVVRESLQMLLGLLGAVVLLGLGAAWLGSGWLARETLLPVEALSRTAEQITSPPLDIRAPVDAPYVEFQRLAHVFNAMLDRLHKVFESQRRFVADAAHELKTPLTAIRGNLEVALQRARSAEEYRDSMLTLLGEVERLIALTHSLLTLAQLSGERTAMEMKPLALEPIARNVIGDLDVLAQDRAITLSLAVGPVPMVLGEAGRLKQVLINLLDNALRHTPAQGKIAVTLAATASIVRITVSDTGPGIAPELLPHLFEPFYRADRARAKEDGGTGLGLAIVKEIVEAHGGEVRVESEVGKGAVFTLLLPVIGCPSSMPLPETV
- a CDS encoding winged helix-turn-helix domain-containing protein translates to MAGGKEIALTNKEYAILEYLLRNADRVLTRTAIIEHVWDIHYESVTNIVDVHIRSLRAKIDREFAPPLIQTVRGVGYMLKMSEGD